The nucleotide sequence AGATGACGCGTTGGCTAGACTCTTCTTTTACAGTCCCGTCGATTTATCCATCTGTTCAGTGTAGCGATTACCTATTACGTCGATTTGGGCCTAAGATTCCTCTGGAGTATAGGATGTCGTTCCAAACAGGTACCTTGCTACAGAACCAGAAACGTATTCAATTGCATGACTGCTCTACCCAGGTGTCCGGTAGCTCCTGTTACTAGTATCATAGTGCTTTCTGGTTTTTTGTTTTGGCAAAATTCCGCAACAATAAAACCCCGTACGTAGCCAAATCCCGGGTTGTCGTAGTCAAAATAAGGGAACTCTGGTGAATCGAATCGCTGGTATCCGGGTACCCCACCCGCTACAATGCTAAGCCAGCACGATGCGTTTCGGTGCCATGGTGGCACCATAATCCTGGACTACCTGCTGCAGAATCTGCATATCGCGCGGACACTCCCGGGCAAACTCATCCCAATGCACTAGCGTTAGCTGCTCGGGCATTTCTACCACCGCGACAATACAGTCCCAGAAAGCATCCCAGCTCACACCGTACCAGTCCGGAAATTGCAGTTCGTTTTTGAAGAGCTGGTGCAATGCTGCTTTGGTTTTTATGCCGGTCAAATCAAGAGTCATCGTGTAATTAGGGTAGGTTTTCAGCAAAAATGATACAATAGCCGACTTATGGATGCGGCCTCCCGGAACGGAAGTTAGTACAAAACGAAAAAACCGCCAACGGCCCATCCATCGATCAGCAAAATTGCCTATACGGAAAGGTTTAAACATGCGCAGTCGTTCCGTTGAGCAAGGGGAGTACTTCGGTTGTACTTTTTTTATGTCTTTGTACCTTCGTATGTTTAGGGTGTAATTATCCAGTTCGGTAAGACTTGAGGGGAGGATAAAAACCGCATTCCGCAATCGCCTATCCCCATTACCTCATTCCAGCATAACGATGAAGCCCAAATTCATTACAATCAGTGAAGCCATTGTTGAGAAAATCAAAGCGGGTGAACTACAACCTGGGGATCAGATTCCGTCGGAAAACGAGCTGATCCGCGACCACCAGGTCAGCAACACCACGGCCCGCAAGAGTCTGCTGGATCTGGAATCGAAGGGTTGGGTAAAGCGGATCAAAGGCAGAGGTACCTACGTGCTGAATCGCACGCCCGACCACCACCTAGTACGTACCCTGGGCTCGATCTACGCCACCCGGCGGGGGTTTCACGAGAGTTTGCTGGCCGAAGGCTTTCTGCCCAAAAACCTGGTGCTGGAAAAAACGATCCTACCGGATGGCATATCGTCCGAGATCGGAGGCAAGCATTTTATCATCGACGGACCGGTGCTGAAAATCCATCAGCTGCGCTACGCAGATGAGGAAATTATCAAGGACGAGCTGAAATACGTATCCCTCAGGCTCTGCCCGAACATCAATCGGCTACCCACCGAAATCTCCTATTTTAAAACTTACGAGACTACCTACCACCTCAAGATCGAAGAAGTCAAACAGACCCTGAGCGTGGAAATCGTGCAACCCGACGCCAGGGAGAACAATTTTGAACTCAAAAAAGCTACCCCCATGTTCATTCTGGATAGTGCGGTGGTCTGTACCCAAAGCAAGGTGGTAGAACTGGAGCGCTCCTACTACCGCGGCGATAAGTACAAGTTTGCCATCATCGCCAATCCGGACTATCAGGATCACGGTCATAAAGCTACGCAGGCCTAGTTTTCTTTTTTATCGATCAGCCACTTCACAATGGTATCGGCAATAATCTGGTGTCCCGCGCGGTTGGGATGGTTGACGTGCGACATATAATCGGGTAGATTGCCCTGGGCGGCTATTTTTTTGAACTCCGCGTACGGATCGGCCAGACCTACCTGAAACCGTTCCGCCAATTGCCTGATTTGCTCCGCGTGCGGCTCGAGCGGATTGTCAGCCGCCAACAAATCCACCCGCTGGTCGGGGGAAGGAGTCAGCAGAATGACCTTGATGTTCTGGGCCAGCGCTTTTTTGATCATATCCTCCCAGGCTACCCTCGCTTTTTCAAGTCCCAGAAACCGATCGTTCAACGCATAGTCGATCAGCAGGACGTCCGGCCGGTGATTGAGCACTTCCTTTTCAAACCGCAGGCTACCCTTCTGGGAATTCTCTCCACCGATCGCGGTGACGATCACATTAATGACGGCGTAGGGATATTCTTCTTTCAGCTTTTCCAGCACCAGATGCGGATACGATTCGAGGGTATGTACCTCATGATCGTGCCAGAAGCCCGCCGGAACCGAATGCCCGTGGAAGACAATGTTGACCGTTCGGTTGTTCGGCCATACCGCCTTCAACTCTTTTTTCACGGCAGACAGATATTCCTGACGGTCGGGCCAGCGGTTGTCCTGGGCAAAGCCAGCAATACTTATTGAAAGCAGGGTACCCAGCACCCAGGCTATACGGTTCATAGCTCAATCGGTTTGACGGTTCTGATCGTTACGGGCCCCAGCAGGCCAGATTCCAGCAGGGGGGCTTCGGACCAAAGTAATTCCCTTGATGCCCTCACTTTGAGATTGGTACGGGTGTAGTTTTCTTTATCCCGAATATCCCCGATAATCCGGTTGGCCCAGGTGTTGACTACTTCTACTTTCAAGGCATTCGCGCCCGGCCTGATGACATCGGTTACGTCGTAGCGGTAGGGAGCCGTCCAGGTAATGCCCAGCGACTTACCGTTCAGCCACACCTCCGCTACCTTACCCACCTCGCCCAGGTCCAGGTACACCCGGCCCGAAGATGGAGCGGATGGGGTGTAAGTAAAGTCCTTGGTATAGGTACCCGTACCCGAATAATGCGCAATTCCCTTATCGGACGAGGCCGCCCAGGAAGTCAACTCCGGAAAGGTAGCTTTTTCGGGCGCGCCCCAGCCTTTGGTAAAGTGCACCTCCCAACTACCCCCAATGGGCTCAACTTCGATTTTGTTTTCGACGGTCCGGGTTTTTGAGGTACCTTTCAGTACATAGGTACCCTCCGCCAGAAACTCCAAACCCCGGGATGTATAGGAAAACAGGGGTGGATGGGGCGAAGCAGAAGTGACTTCCCGAATGTGCGGGGATGGTCGGTCAGCTTTTGAAAAAACGACGAAATAGGAGCCGTGGGGTGTGAAAGTCAAGGGTACCTTGATGAGCTCCCCTTCCTGCTCGTACACGCCGATGGGAATGACTTCGCCGGTTTGAGCGTCCCACAATTCGGGTACCTTCCCCTGCTGCCGGAAAGAGCACAACCGGGACAGGGCTTTATCCTGCGTATTCCTGACGAAGTAAAAATCCAGATCTTCTTTCCGGTGGTGAATGAAGTCGAGCACGGGCTGACTTTTTTTCATGTAGTCCAATCGGGTCGACCCTTTGTCGGGATAGTCAAAATCGGGCTTGACGCCCATTTTTTGCAGAATTTGCAGCGCCGGTGTGGTAAAAACCTTCCCTTTCTTCACTTCATTTTTTGAAAAATTCCCCGCACCAGCCCATAGCCGGTCCGCCACTTGTCGGCTGTCTCCCCAGGTACCTTCGGGTTTAGTACCGGTGATGACGGCGCCCGCTTGGGCCAGCTCCTCCACTTTGCGCAGCACGGCGGGGTCATCCCCAACGATTTCGTCCAGCACCAGCACTTTGAACTGGGCACCATAGGGCAGCGTCAGCAGCCCGTCCTGTACGCGGAGGTCATTCAGCAGTTTTTCGGTATTGATGATTTCATAATCGTAGCCCGAGCCTACCGCAAAACGGGCGTTTTTCGGGGTGCCGAAATTAGGTACCTTATTGCCGTAGTAATAAAGGACATCCGCCGTAAAATTAGTTTCCTGCAAAAGGTAGGACACGCGCGCCAGGTAGTCACTGAATGGCTTCACCTTGGGCCACCAGGTGGTTTTGACATTGAAATGGGTACCCGCCGCGTAGACGTTGCCAGGGTACCCCTCCCGGGTCGGGTTGTGGGTAAAGCCGTGGATCACCGCCCGGCTCATCCCTTCGCAAAAGGCCCGGTCGCCTACGGGCCGCATGTCGCCGGGGCCTTCCTGCCAGTTTTGAAAGCTGGTGAAGGCTTCCAGCTCAGTAATTTTGCGCTGATAAAGATGCGAGGCCGCCGCTATTTCCTTGACCAGCATCAGCAAATCAACGCTATCCTTCGTTTCGTCCAGCCGCTCGTGGTTGATCCAGAATTCGCCGCGGGGCACATCCAGCGAACCCAGCGCCTTGATGGCTTCCACGGGTACATTGTGCAGGGGTGGCCCTGGCCCGCCCGATTCAGAAATAAGGTTTAGCCCGTATGCATTGGCAATTTCCTTTCCTTTCCGGTAGTGGTTATTGATCATCAGTTCCGAAATCGTCAGGTTCAGATCCTGCCGGAAACGGTTGGTGGTTGTGGAGTCAAAAGCCTGCTTGTCAAAAATATACGGAAGAAACTTGGCCAGATCGTATCCGTTTATTTTTCTGAATTCATCCGCCAGCGACGGCGTCCACAGGGCATTTTTGGCCTCGAAGCTGGCTAAGTACAGATTTTTCAAAGCCGTTTTCCGAAAATCCCCCAGCACCGGTCTGAGCCGGTTGATGAAGTACATGAAATGCATCCGGGTGGCGGTGGAGTCAAAGTGATCGATGATGGGTCCTTTGGAATTAGGGCTCGGCAACAGCAGTGGATCGCCCGAATTGGAGCAAACATAGCGTTGAATTTCCCAGGTCCCAGGCGGTACCTCCCAGGTTAGGGTTTCGGTTTTGGAATTGAAAAAGCGTGACACATCCACGATTCGGGCAGTATCCAAATGACCACCGGTTTTTTGGGCAGGAATGGCTAGAACGGCCACTTCTTTCTGATACACGGGCTTGCCATCCGGACCCAATGGAATATAAAGTTCGCCGCGGCTGTCTTTTTTGGGTATGTCGGGAAAAGGTACCTTGATGGTTTGTCGGCCCGGCTGGGACAATTTCAGCTTTGATACATAGAGCGATTTGGCGGCATACTCGGGGGT is from Salmonirosea aquatica and encodes:
- a CDS encoding barstar family protein, which encodes MFKPFRIGNFADRWMGRWRFFRFVLTSVPGGRIHKSAIVSFLLKTYPNYTMTLDLTGIKTKAALHQLFKNELQFPDWYGVSWDAFWDCIVAVVEMPEQLTLVHWDEFARECPRDMQILQQVVQDYGATMAPKRIVLA
- a CDS encoding GntR family transcriptional regulator, encoding MKPKFITISEAIVEKIKAGELQPGDQIPSENELIRDHQVSNTTARKSLLDLESKGWVKRIKGRGTYVLNRTPDHHLVRTLGSIYATRRGFHESLLAEGFLPKNLVLEKTILPDGISSEIGGKHFIIDGPVLKIHQLRYADEEIIKDELKYVSLRLCPNINRLPTEISYFKTYETTYHLKIEEVKQTLSVEIVQPDARENNFELKKATPMFILDSAVVCTQSKVVELERSYYRGDKYKFAIIANPDYQDHGHKATQA
- a CDS encoding SGNH/GDSL hydrolase family protein; the encoded protein is MNRIAWVLGTLLSISIAGFAQDNRWPDRQEYLSAVKKELKAVWPNNRTVNIVFHGHSVPAGFWHDHEVHTLESYPHLVLEKLKEEYPYAVINVIVTAIGGENSQKGSLRFEKEVLNHRPDVLLIDYALNDRFLGLEKARVAWEDMIKKALAQNIKVILLTPSPDQRVDLLAADNPLEPHAEQIRQLAERFQVGLADPYAEFKKIAAQGNLPDYMSHVNHPNRAGHQIIADTIVKWLIDKKEN
- a CDS encoding glycosyl hydrolase, which translates into the protein MKAFFSLFPVFVILTAVGLLSNTNLPPTGKLADYESLKAGFKDPRGTARPKVYWWWLNGHTDTTLLKEELRSIKKAGLGGVDIFEIGFRPDGLVPAGPKFMGDSSLNTIVCAIREATRLNLEVGLNLASSWNAGGSWVTPEYAAKSLYVSKLKLSQPGRQTIKVPFPDIPKKDSRGELYIPLGPDGKPVYQKEVAVLAIPAQKTGGHLDTARIVDVSRFFNSKTETLTWEVPPGTWEIQRYVCSNSGDPLLLPSPNSKGPIIDHFDSTATRMHFMYFINRLRPVLGDFRKTALKNLYLASFEAKNALWTPSLADEFRKINGYDLAKFLPYIFDKQAFDSTTTNRFRQDLNLTISELMINNHYRKGKEIANAYGLNLISESGGPGPPLHNVPVEAIKALGSLDVPRGEFWINHERLDETKDSVDLLMLVKEIAAASHLYQRKITELEAFTSFQNWQEGPGDMRPVGDRAFCEGMSRAVIHGFTHNPTREGYPGNVYAAGTHFNVKTTWWPKVKPFSDYLARVSYLLQETNFTADVLYYYGNKVPNFGTPKNARFAVGSGYDYEIINTEKLLNDLRVQDGLLTLPYGAQFKVLVLDEIVGDDPAVLRKVEELAQAGAVITGTKPEGTWGDSRQVADRLWAGAGNFSKNEVKKGKVFTTPALQILQKMGVKPDFDYPDKGSTRLDYMKKSQPVLDFIHHRKEDLDFYFVRNTQDKALSRLCSFRQQGKVPELWDAQTGEVIPIGVYEQEGELIKVPLTFTPHGSYFVVFSKADRPSPHIREVTSASPHPPLFSYTSRGLEFLAEGTYVLKGTSKTRTVENKIEVEPIGGSWEVHFTKGWGAPEKATFPELTSWAASSDKGIAHYSGTGTYTKDFTYTPSAPSSGRVYLDLGEVGKVAEVWLNGKSLGITWTAPYRYDVTDVIRPGANALKVEVVNTWANRIIGDIRDKENYTRTNLKVRASRELLWSEAPLLESGLLGPVTIRTVKPIEL